The Procambarus clarkii isolate CNS0578487 chromosome 39, FALCON_Pclarkii_2.0, whole genome shotgun sequence genome window below encodes:
- the LOC123760448 gene encoding uncharacterized protein: MLDDGTVLHDGTVLDNETVLHDLRVLDDFKVLYDGTILEDSTVLDDDTVLHDGTMLDDDTVLHDGTVLHDGTVLYDDTVLHDDRGLHDGTILDDELDDGTVLDDGTVLHDFRVLNDFKVLYDGTVLKNDTVLHDCTVLDDDGIVLDDGTLLDDGTVLDDGTVLDDGTVLEDGTVPEDGTVLHDGTVLDDGTMLQDGTVLDDCTVLHDGTVLHDGTVLDGFRVLHDGTVLEDGTVLDGFMVLDDGTVQDDGTVLHDGTVLDDCTVLDDGTVLDDCTVLEDGTLLDDDTVLEDGRVLHDGRVLHDGTVLHDGTVLEDGSVLRDGIVLDDGTVLDDETVLDDGKVLEDGTVLHDCTVLEDGTVLEDGTVLDDGTVLHDRTVLDDCTVLDDGTVLEDGTAVLEDGTVLHDCTVLHDGTVLEDGTVLHDGTVLEDGTVLHDGIVLEDGTVLHDGTVLEDGTVQHDGTVLDDGTVLEDGTVLHDGTVLEDGTVLHDDTVLDDGTVLDDGTVLHDDTVLDDDTVLHDGTVLEDGTVLHDGTVLEDGTVLHDDTVLDDGTVLHDGTVLEDGTVLHDGTVLEDGTVLHDDTVLDDGTVLHDGTVLEDGRVLHDGTVLHDGTVLEDGTMLDDGTVLEDGTVLHDGTVLEDGTVLHDGTVLHDGTVLHDGTVLHDGTVLDDGTMLHDCRVLDDGTMLHDCRCCNDDTVLDDSTVLHDDTVVDNGTVTDDGTVTDDGTVLGDGSVLDDGTVLDDGTVLYDSTVLHDGTVLHDDTVLHDGTVLHDSTCKLQTGQSPV; this comes from the exons ATGCTAGATGATGGCACAGTGCTGCATGATGGCACAGTGCTGGATAATGAAACAGTGCTGCATGATTTAAGAGTGCTGGACGATTTCAAAGTGCTCTATGATGGCACAATCCTGGAAGATAGCACAGTGCTGGATGATGACACAGTGCTGCATGATGGCACAATGCTGGATGATGACACAGTGCTGCACGATGGCACAGTGCTGCATGATGGCACAGTGTTGTATGATGACACAGTGCTGCATGATGACAGAGGGCTGCATGATGGCACAATTCTGGATGATG AGCTGGATGATGGAACAGTGCTGGATGATGGCACTGTGCTGCATGATTTCAGAGTGCTGAATGATTTCAAAGTGCTCTATGATGGCACAGTGCTGAAAAATGACACAGTGCTGCATGATTGCACAGTTCTGGATGATGATGGCATAGTGTTGGATGATGGTACATTGCTGGATGATGGCACTGTGCTGGATGATGGCACAGTGCTGGATGATGGCACAGTGCTAGAAGATGGCACAGTACCGGAAGATGGCACAGTGCTGCATGATGGCACAGTGCTGGATGATGGCACAATGCTGCAAGATGGCACAGTGCTGGATGATTGCACAGTGCTACATGATGGCACAGTGCTGCATGATGGCACAGTGTTGGATGGTTTCAGAGTGCTGCATGATGGCACAGTGCTGGAAGATGGCACAGTGCTGGATGGTTTCATGGTGCTGGATGATGGCACAGTGCAGGATGATGGCACAGTGCTGCATGATGGCACAGTGCTGGATGATTGCACAGTGCTGGATGATGGCACAGTGCTGGATGATTGCACAGTCCTGGAAGATGGCACATTACTGGATGATGACACAGTGCTGGAAGATGGCAGAGTGCTGCATGATGGCAGAGTGCTGCATGATGGCACAGTGCTGCATGATGGCACAGTGCTGGAAGATGGCTCAGTGCTGCGTGATGGCATAGTGCTGGATGATGGCACAGTGCTGGATGATGAAACAGTGCTGGATGATGGCAAAGTGCTGGAAGATGGCACAGTGCTGCATGATTGCACAGTGCTGGAAGATGGCACAGTGCTGGAAGATGGCACAGTGCTGGATGATGGCACAGTGCTGCATGATCGCACAGTGCTGGATGATTGCACAGTACTGGATGATGgcacagtactggaagatggcacAGCcg TGCTGGAAGATGGCACAGTGCTTCATgactgcacagtgctgcatgatgGCACAGTGCTGGAAGATGGCACAGTGCTGCATGATGGCACAGTGCTGGAAGATGGCACAGTGCTGCATGATGGCATAGTGCTGGAAGATGGCACAGTGCTGCATGATGGCACAGTGCTGGAAGatggcacagtgcagcatgatggcaCAGTGCTGGATGATGGCACAGTGCTGGAAGATGGCACAGTGCTGCACGATGGCACAGTGCTGGAAGATGGCACAGTGCTGCATGATGACACAGTGCTGGATGATGGCACAGTGCTGGATGATGGCACAGTGCTGCATGATGACACAGTGCTGGATGATGACACAGTGCTGCATGATGGCACAGTGCTGGAAGATGGCACAGTGCTGCATGATGGCACAGTGCTGGAAGATGGCACAGTGCTGCATGATGACACAGTGCTGGATGATGGCACAGTGCTGCATGATGGCACAGTGCTGGAAGATGGCACAGTGCTGCATGATGGCACAGTGCTGGAAGATGGCACAGTGCTGCATGATGACACAGTGCTGGATGATGGCACAGTGCTGCATGATGGCACAGTGCTGGAAGATGGCAGAGTGCTGCATGACGGCACAGTGCTGCATGATGGCACAGTGCTGGAAGACGGCACAATGCTGGATGACGGCACAGTGCTGGAAGATGGCACAGTGCTGCATGATGGCACAGTGCTGGAAGATGGCACAGTGCTGCATGATGGTACAGTGCTGCATGATGGCACAGTGCTGCATGATGGCACAGTGCTGCATGATGGCACAGTGCTGGATGATGGCACAATGCTGCATGATTGCAGAGTGCTGGATGATGGCACAATGCTGCATGATTGCAGA TGCTGCAATGATGACACAGTGCTGGATGATAGCACAGTGCTGCATGATGACACAGTGGTGGATAATGGCACAGTGACGGATGATGGCACAGTGACGGATGATGGCACAGTGCTGGGTGATGGCTCAGTGCTCGATGATGGCACAGTGCTGGATGATGGCACAGTTCTGTATGATAGCACAGTCCTGCATGATGGCACAGTTCTGCATGATGACACAGTGCTGCATGATGGCACAGTGCTGCATGATAGCACATGCAAACTGCAAACTGGGCAGAGTCCAGTTTGA